ACAtaagtacttaggtacttaCTAATCTGGCAAAATCACCATCAAACAAGATACTTATGTAAATAGGTATCGTAAGTTGGAATCACTTAATAACAAATTAGATAAAGTGTCTTAccttataatacataattaattatgcgaaagaatataatatagaagAAAAAACGGAGAACACGCACTTCTTTGTCATCTTGTTGGACCAGGATTTATACTTTAAAGAATTTTTGATTACCCTTGTTATAAAAacagtataatttaataacttctATTAACTTGACATcgctttaaatttaattataaaacaatacttGGTCATCATaggtcaaaaataaaataaatactataaattttaGGGAGGTACCTAGAGCGGCTAGATCAtactaaaaagttaaaaactttAGTTTGCGCGCGCTTTCTTGCTTGTGTGACCTGGACCTGTCAGATATTTGGGTTGCCATTCATTGCCTTCTGACAGACATCACCTACGGGCTATGAGTTACGACTATGATTTTTTGGGAATTCTGTCCTAATCAAGGCATATCGCTCATATCAATAAGTAAAGTTACTTGTAATTTGTAAAGTTTAGCCCAGTGGGATACAAGTAACAGGTGATATCCCGGTACCTAATATTtcacattaatttattagattattacTCTTATAAGTCTATGATCTATGTCaatttttaaagtcaaaaatCTCGGTACCTACCTACCGTTTTACTTCAGTCGGAAAAACATTTGTGTTTAtgaatagtttaataaaaaaaaattcttgcTCCTAAGATATGACGCATACGATACACATGACGAATGAGTATTTTAAGGTTAAAAAGCCCAATTGAGAGGCGCATATATTTTTTAGACCCTAATTTACAAAAGCCCTAACAACAGgtaagaattaattattacacttcaaaaaaaccttttactaTTTTGTTCCCCCTAAAACCAGATGGAAAATCGCTAACTTGGCAACCCTGCCCACAGATGACAGAACTACTGACATTTTGAGTATTTCAGTTTGagttttgattaatttttttaGAGCTTTTGGTTTGTTTGTCTTATTGTCGTTTCACAAATCTTGAAGGTGGACGTGAGTTGATAAGCTtcatcttattaaaaataaactatttattgttattcgattatattttatctaaaacacaaataaacagtAGTGATGTCGTATCAATTATATAGAAACACTACAATCGGGAATACCTTGCAGGAAAGCCTTGATGAATTGATACAAGTAAGTTTTGTTTACATAGATTATTGTGTGCAAATATTGAGCATATAAATaaccattttaaaatttcagtatGGACAAATAACACCGGCGTTAGCAGTGAAAGTATTGTTACAGTTTGACAAATCTATAAACCAGGCATTGTCGAATAGAGTGAAATCAAGATTAACCTTCAAAGCaggaaaattaaatacatacaggTATGTGCATAATATTTCCCTAATTTGTTGCCACTTTAAGGTGGGTTAGAGTTAgttctaattatttttgttattgcaGGTTTTGTGATAATGTGTGGACTTTCATGTTGAATGATGTTGAGTTTCGAGAAGTACAAGAAGTTGCCAAGGTTGACAAAGTGAAAATTGTGGCATGTGATGGCAAGAGTGAGTATAGAACTATTTGTTGTATTTGTATTCTAAGTTAACATGCCTCTGTGCCATGTGGGCTTATTACTAGAAGAACTAATAAGGAATAATCATTGGATGGTTAGATAATATCATACCTGGTGTTGTAAACTATCAAGCTAGATTTcacaaatactatttaaatgCTCAAGAACTGTAATGAATCTTCAACTTTCTATAATTTAAAGAGACATTAATGTATCTAATCTAATTGTGGGAGAAATGAGTGAAAAATGTACATGTAGCCTTGGAACAACACAAAATTGTTAAGAAACAAGGTTCATTTGACCAATAGGGCTATTGACTTTAGTTTATTATGAATTATGTTTTAATCATACTTCTTCTTTTCAGATGTTGATGACAGAAGATAACCTTTCGAGAGCAAAATGCATTTTAGGTTTAATATTACTACATAACTTCCAAAATACGTGATGAGAATTTCttgatacttttaatttatatgcaACACAATTCTGGATACAtttggaaataattaaattgtttgcgTGGTGACatactttgtttttcttttcatttgaCAATCTGAATAGTATACATGACTGTGTACATAACACATCATGCACATTAGGCACAGTGGTCAcacaggacaaatatttgtgtgatgagcatgagtatctgttctgagtttgattgttaatttatattttgaagtagttatgtttatcagttactagctgacccgcgcaacttcgcttgcgtcacataagagagaatgggtcaaaattttcccaatttttgttacattttttactggtactctgctcctattgatcgtagcgtgatgttatatagcctatagccttcctcgatatatggactatctaacactgaaagaatttttcaaatcggaccagtagttcctgagattagcgcgttcaaaccaacaaacgcttcagctttataatattagtatagatttggttacCACAGCTAAggtgcttagtttggaatcaaaacATAGTGTGTTAGTTgtaaaatgatattaatttatttatactcaattTTGTAGTATAATGTGTAGTAGAGCAAAAATACACTTATGTTTTACCATTGGGGCACATTTCTATGAAAGCAGAGTTTGTAGAGCAGAGTTTAGCAGAAAGCAATTCAACCAATGGCAATGTTTCCACTGTTATAAATTGACCACTTAAAGCATGTTAATTGCAATCAATAGTCTACTCTGTTTTCGTTGAAATGTTCTCTTAAAGCACTGTCTTATGTAGTAGGGAGTGAGCCTTTTGCCATGTGATGGGTTACCATTGAGAATTCTTCTAATGTAAATCAGACAAGACTTATGGACCTGCAGATAGAAAAAATATCCATGAAATTGGGGGCATAGGTATTAATTACttagtaatacaaaattaagaaaaacCCCATCTTGTGTTTGTCACTAGATTGGTGTGCAACATTTTGAGTAGGCAGCTTGTCTAGTCTCTTATGCTTAGATGCCTAATATTGTTTTCCCTCTTTCTCCTCTATAGAACTTGATGATCATCACCATATACCAATATGATGTGCCAAAGCATTCCCATCCAGATTTAGTATTAACTTGTAAAAGTCATTGCCTATGTGTGTGCCCTCGATAATAAGGAAATTTACTCCACATGTGGGTAAGTATTAGATAGCTCATTAGGCAGAACTTTGACTGTTGTATTTTTACGATATGATATCCCACATTTATAAATTGTGAAcccttattaaaataaatacaggtttatttattgatatatggGAAGACTATGATtagaaataaaacactttagttgattatttatttaatgtaagtaagtataacATCCTAGAAAAGagatattaagtaataatatatttatacatgtATTTACAAATTCCTAACACCGAATGCAGATTTATAGTTATGGAAACATGTAAGGCGGCAATAAGTGCCACAAGACTTGGTAAGTTTTCATCAAAAACACAGATCTATCCTGTATCTGCTATACCAAACcacttttaaaatatgcaacaaaactacaaaacaaataaaaaactccAAATAGTggcattatacaaaataatgtcatGTCCAGCACTCTGACCGTCACCCGTAATTGTAAGATACAATATTGATGAGTCGTGAGCCACCACCATGTGATATAGGTAATGCTTTTATGTACCTTTTAAagttagttaaatttaaaagcCTGTAAAAAACTGGAAAGACTACTTTGATTATCGCagatataatattgataaaaactaCAAAGCCGTCGTAATTTTTGAATAAGGCATTTAAAAGGCAAACTTAGGTTTATACGGAGAGACGTCACCTCTCACGACTCTAACGATGCGcgtttttacataattaaccCGCAACGCTCACCGGATACCTCCACACTTATTCTATGACGATTCATAATAATTTCCAACagattcaataaaaacaaacaacctcgacgaaacaaaaatttgAGTCAACGTAAAGCTTCAGTCATTATCACAATAATCGATTCTCGCTTATCAAGTAAAGAAGCCGGGCGTCCGTGCGCGCACGCTCACGCGCAGTAGGAGGGCGGCGAGGTGAGATCGGCGAGCAGGTCCAGCTCCTCCTCCGTGAGCTGCTCGCGGTGCTTGGGCCAGTCGTCCTGGTGCGTGCGGCGGAAGTCGGCCAGCGCCGCGCGGATGGCGGCCGGCACGGGGTCGGGCGCGCTCGTGTGCCGCGCCAGCTCCGCCAGCACGTCGCCCAGCGCCGCGCCCAGGCTGTAGGGCCGCGACGCCAGGTAGGCGCACAGCCCCAGCACGCCGCAGTGCCGCTCCACCAGCTCCTTGGAGCGGCAGCTGCGCATCAGCGCGCCGATCGTGCGGCTCTCGTCCGGCAGCGCGCGGCAGTGCATCAGCCCGGTCAGGAGCTTCGATGCCGCTTGTCGTACCTGAAAATAAACGATCGTTCATAGTCGTCCGCCTCCCGACTTCGAATGCTCgaaatattcaaacaatataaCGAACGACATTACCTCGAGCCTCGGATCTCTCATCAATTTGAGCGCAAACTTCTCGGCGCGAACCGCTCGTTCGACCTTGTCGCACAGCATCGGCAGCCCGTAGAAAAGTAACGGTTGAGCGAAGTCGAGACAGGCGAGGCGAGCCCACCACGATCGACCTGAGACGATAAAGCATGATTCATTAACGATAAGCTTTCGAGAGTAAATTAGAAACCAATAAAACGCCACTCACCGAGCGCGAGCGCGTCGAGGTGCTGCTGCGCCACGTCGAAGGCGTGCGGGTCGTGCAGCGCCAGCGCCAGGCTCGCCAGCAggccggcggcggcgcgcggcagCTCGTCGTGCGGCTGCGGGGGCCCGCGCGCCGCCACGCCGCACGCCACGCGCGCCAGCGAGTAGTGCGTGGCCGCGTTGTTGGCCACGCCGCGCACGATCACGCCCATGCAGCCGCGCAGCACTGGAACGAACACACACGTTATAATATCCTTCGCCGCCCGGGAGATACGGCAGCTCGAACTGTACGCTCGTCACGACTAGTCACGAATACTATTTTGTCGAGCGCCTAAACTTTGTATGTGTCAGGATTTTTCTCTACAATCATAATCAGTGTTCGAATctcatataatattacataccGGTAGTGAGCAAGTTGAGCGCCTGCGCATGGTcgcggggcgcgggcgcggcggagTCTCCTGCGAGTCGCAGCGCCGAGTCCAACCGCGCCACCAGTGCCTTATCGATTCGCGAAGACACTACACCCGAGCCCTCGGTGTCTGATGACTCTCCTGCCTCCGGCTGTAGAGAACATTTTAAGATATTTCAATTAAGCAAGTCGGGTAACTTATCAAACAACTACAGACAGGTTTGACTGCCGGTAATGGATTTGTTTCTTTAGTAAGAAGTATCGTGTAGTGTACCTGCGGCGCGTCGTCGTCGACGGAGGCGTGGTGGTCGTGCGGCAGGCGCGGCGCGTGCGCCAGGCGCGTGGCGACGGGCGCCAGGTCGGGCGGCGCGCGGCCCCGCGCCGTGCCGCCGCACTCCGAGCTCTCGTCCGCCGCGCTGCACTGGATCGCCGCCGCCGCTGACGCCGCCGTTTTTATCACTgaaatatcaatcaatttataACCATCCGTGTTATTATTTGTTGCCATTAGACTGTTGAGAACGTTAAAAATTCTGCGATAGGCTTATTAATATGAAAGCTTCTAGTATAACGATCTTTTCAGCAATTGAGAAAACGTTTGTGGAGTTGAAAGTACTGTATCTCTAACCGTATCTATTACtctttaaacaacaaaataggGTTTGAAAGAATAGTAAGTAGGATATAAACACATACCGATATCTCCATGTTTATCATAGAGCGCGGCGAGTCGAGGCTGCACCGACGCTAAGAACTCTGCCAGGTTGGGGGCGCCACCGCTCTGCCCGCCCGGGAACACTAGCTCCGTGTCGAATATCGTCATCAGTAAACTGCAAGTTACAACATTATTCATATCGTTTCTTCGATTTCCA
Above is a window of Anticarsia gemmatalis isolate Benzon Research Colony breed Stoneville strain chromosome 19, ilAntGemm2 primary, whole genome shotgun sequence DNA encoding:
- the TfIIA-S gene encoding general transcription factor IIA subunit 2; amino-acid sequence: MSYQLYRNTTIGNTLQESLDELIQYGQITPALAVKVLLQFDKSINQALSNRVKSRLTFKAGKLNTYRFCDNVWTFMLNDVEFREVQEVAKVDKVKIVACDGKNVDDRR